In Limnochordia bacterium, one DNA window encodes the following:
- a CDS encoding ABC transporter ATP-binding protein: protein MLKVNGVTKTYKGKNTPAVVDLDFEVKPGEIFGFLGPNGAGKTTTIKMIVGLLLPDAGSIEVADVDVIREPLAAKRLIGYVPDEPSLYERLTGAEFLNFVADAHQLSKSVRQERIAEFLHTFGLEHAANDLISSYSHGMQQKLALTAALMHNPPLFILDEPMVGLDPRSSSFFKDLLRSHCDEGNAVFFSTHILEVAERICDRVGIISHGKLIACGPVEEIVKAGRTLEEVFLALTVGDGDGED, encoded by the coding sequence ATGCTTAAGGTAAACGGTGTCACCAAGACCTACAAGGGAAAGAACACGCCGGCGGTAGTTGACTTGGATTTTGAGGTAAAACCAGGGGAGATATTCGGTTTTCTTGGACCGAACGGGGCAGGGAAAACGACCACAATCAAGATGATTGTCGGGCTGCTTTTGCCTGATGCCGGTTCCATTGAAGTAGCAGATGTTGATGTCATCCGAGAACCCCTAGCTGCCAAGAGACTTATTGGGTATGTTCCCGATGAACCTAGTCTGTATGAACGGCTAACCGGTGCAGAGTTTCTGAATTTCGTGGCGGATGCGCATCAGCTTTCTAAGTCAGTGCGCCAAGAACGGATCGCGGAATTCTTACATACCTTCGGCCTTGAGCATGCCGCCAATGACCTAATCAGCAGTTATTCCCATGGAATGCAGCAAAAACTGGCTCTAACGGCTGCATTAATGCATAATCCACCGTTATTTATTCTGGATGAACCGATGGTGGGTCTTGACCCTCGGTCATCAAGTTTCTTTAAAGACCTGCTACGGTCCCATTGCGATGAAGGCAATGCGGTTTTTTTCTCCACCCATATTCTTGAGGTCGCAGAGCGGATTTGCGATCGAGTTGGGATCATTTCCCATGGGAAACTGATTGCCTGTGGTCCTGTCGAGGAGATAGTGAAGGCTGGGAGGACCCTTGAGGAAGTATTCTTGGCTTTGACGGTAGGTGATGGCGATGGCGAGGATTAA
- a CDS encoding NAD(P)/FAD-dependent oxidoreductase, with protein sequence MAAALAAKGAGAGKVAILERAGELGGILNQCIHNGFGLHWFKEELTGPEYATRFVQQVQRSGIDTYLNTMVLELTPQPRITAVSSDYGLVEFTARSVVFAAGCRERTRGAINIPGFRPAGVLTAGTAQRYINIEGFMPGREVVILGSGDIGLIMARRLTLEGAKVKAVIEILPYAAGLARNVAQCLEDFHIPLYLSSTVINIHGQERINGVTMAQVDPDRAVVSGTERFIPCDTLLLSVGLIPENELTAAGGVKLDPRTGGPTVDEYRHTSIPGVYACGNVLHVHDLVDYVSEEGEIAGTAAALGYGSHEGTEIVPGRGVRYVVPHRLSAAQPFNLYLRVVEPQERVRLFIGDKQVVKRNVKPSEMLRIGISAQEAAELRRLKRVEVRLEEAP encoded by the coding sequence ATGGCGGCTGCTTTGGCCGCTAAAGGGGCCGGGGCAGGGAAGGTAGCCATCCTCGAACGGGCTGGGGAGCTTGGAGGAATCCTTAATCAGTGTATTCATAACGGATTTGGGCTCCATTGGTTTAAGGAGGAGCTTACAGGCCCTGAATATGCTACACGGTTTGTTCAGCAGGTGCAAAGGTCGGGGATTGATACTTATCTTAATACGATGGTGTTGGAGTTGACACCGCAACCGCGGATCACTGCCGTGTCATCGGACTATGGGCTTGTGGAGTTTACGGCAAGGAGCGTCGTTTTTGCTGCGGGCTGTCGGGAACGCACTAGAGGGGCCATCAATATTCCCGGATTCCGACCCGCCGGTGTGCTCACCGCCGGAACGGCTCAACGCTACATTAACATCGAGGGGTTCATGCCCGGACGGGAAGTGGTGATTCTTGGATCCGGGGACATTGGGTTGATCATGGCGCGTAGACTAACCCTTGAAGGGGCCAAGGTCAAAGCCGTGATTGAGATCTTACCCTATGCCGCTGGTCTTGCCCGCAATGTGGCCCAGTGCCTTGAAGACTTTCATATTCCCCTCTACCTAAGCTCTACGGTAATTAACATCCATGGACAGGAACGTATCAATGGAGTAACCATGGCCCAGGTTGATCCTGATCGCGCTGTTGTTTCAGGGACGGAGCGGTTTATCCCCTGTGATACCCTGCTGTTGTCGGTGGGACTGATCCCCGAAAACGAGTTGACCGCAGCCGGTGGTGTCAAGCTGGATCCAAGGACAGGGGGACCTACGGTGGATGAATACCGCCATACCAGTATTCCTGGGGTTTATGCCTGTGGTAATGTGCTTCATGTCCACGATCTGGTAGATTACGTTAGTGAAGAAGGGGAGATTGCCGGTACTGCAGCAGCACTTGGCTATGGTTCCCATGAGGGAACGGAGATAGTACCCGGAAGGGGTGTTCGCTATGTGGTTCCCCATAGGTTATCCGCGGCTCAACCCTTTAATCTGTATCTACGGGTAGTGGAGCCCCAGGAGCGGGTAAGGCTGTTCATTGGAGACAAACAGGTTGTAAAACGAAATGTCAAGCCTAGTGAGATGCTGCGGATTGGCATTAGCGCCCAGGAGGCTGCAGAACTTAGGAGACTTAAACGGGTTGAGGTTAGATTGGAGGAAGCTCCATGA
- a CDS encoding DUF1667 domain-containing protein, whose translation MIQEAIKKVCIVCPVGCELTIVPGAKEEVTGNRCKRGLEYAIREMTDPRRVLTTTVAIRNAAAPLLPVRTKEPIPKGLLEKAMEVLNKIEVTAPVRMGDIVIEDLLGLGIDVVACKDMVAEED comes from the coding sequence ATGATCCAAGAAGCGATAAAAAAGGTATGTATTGTATGTCCTGTGGGATGTGAGCTTACCATCGTCCCAGGTGCAAAGGAAGAAGTGACCGGAAACCGGTGCAAACGGGGTCTGGAGTATGCGATCCGGGAAATGACGGATCCCCGGCGCGTATTGACTACCACCGTTGCGATTCGGAATGCTGCGGCACCGTTGCTGCCGGTACGAACTAAGGAGCCTATCCCCAAGGGGTTACTGGAGAAAGCGATGGAAGTACTGAATAAGATTGAAGTTACGGCACCAGTTCGCATGGGGGATATTGTGATAGAGGATTTACTTGGACTGGGGATCGATGTTGTGGCTTGTAAGGATATGGTCGCAGAAGAGGACTAA
- a CDS encoding ABC transporter permease, which yields MFNRNVFVNELKLNQRGLIGFGIAMIATVVVFAGFTNLIIDNQELADLLDSYPRSLLEAFNFDVESFSSFEGWMASEPYIFYMLLLAVFGSLQAANSISKELDHKTGEFLFSQPISRRDLFYSKVVSGWAQLTLLFLISVGVALLVGHIVADVQNPLGLFLLFLAGYLVSLGFAGIDYLLTSLFGSSRTATSMGIGIVLGSFLLDAFSKVSDRVNWLGYFSLFHVYDARGILRDVHLPMLPSLLLIGVFVIGVLAGQLIFCRKDILY from the coding sequence ATGTTTAACCGCAACGTGTTCGTCAATGAGCTTAAGCTAAATCAGCGTGGCCTAATTGGATTCGGGATCGCCATGATCGCCACGGTAGTGGTGTTTGCCGGGTTTACGAATCTGATCATCGATAACCAAGAACTGGCGGATCTTTTAGATAGCTATCCCCGGTCCTTGCTTGAGGCCTTCAACTTTGATGTAGAGTCCTTCTCATCCTTTGAAGGGTGGATGGCTAGCGAGCCTTACATTTTCTATATGCTGCTTTTGGCTGTATTTGGTAGCTTGCAGGCCGCAAACAGTATCAGCAAGGAGTTAGACCATAAAACCGGGGAGTTCCTTTTCAGTCAACCAATCAGTCGTCGGGACTTATTCTACTCCAAGGTCGTTTCAGGATGGGCACAACTTACTTTGCTCTTCCTAATTTCTGTTGGTGTGGCACTATTGGTTGGTCATATTGTCGCCGATGTCCAGAATCCCTTGGGTTTGTTCTTGTTGTTCCTTGCAGGATACTTAGTATCCTTGGGGTTTGCCGGGATTGATTATTTGCTCACGTCTTTATTTGGTTCTAGCCGGACTGCCACTTCTATGGGGATCGGCATTGTTTTGGGTTCTTTCTTGCTTGATGCGTTCTCTAAGGTGTCGGATCGGGTCAATTGGTTAGGGTATTTCAGTTTGTTTCATGTTTATGATGCCCGGGGGATCCTCCGTGACGTGCATTTACCGATGCTGCCAAGCCTATTGCTGATTGGGGTCTTCGTTATTGGCGTGTTAGCTGGGCAGCTCATCTTCTGCAGAAAGGACATTTTGTATTAG
- a CDS encoding ABC transporter ATP-binding protein: protein MIKTVGLTKYYGNVRGAEDIDLEVQQGEIFGFIGPNGAGKSTTIRMLMQLIFPTRGSMELFGKTLGRDNPKIRAQIGYLPGEVNYYDEFTGMQLLQYVARNHPKVEMKDIEECAQLLQLDLTKRIRSYSLGNKKKLGIVQALMHHPKLLILDEPTSGLDPLMQSQFFEILKERKKQGVTVFFSTHVLSEVEKICDRVAIIKDGFIVQVSKVDEIPGRKQRVIKVQFGEEGNLIEKYGFAQLGTRIEYENGYHIIHTDRELQHILQSIAAHSILDITVSRPSLEELFMAFYRKDEPHV from the coding sequence GTGATCAAGACCGTGGGTTTGACAAAGTACTACGGTAATGTGCGGGGCGCAGAAGACATTGATTTGGAAGTCCAGCAAGGGGAGATTTTTGGCTTTATTGGACCCAATGGTGCCGGCAAATCTACCACCATTCGCATGTTGATGCAGCTAATTTTTCCTACTAGGGGCAGCATGGAGCTGTTTGGCAAAACCCTTGGTCGGGATAATCCAAAGATCAGAGCACAGATAGGTTATCTGCCCGGAGAGGTTAACTACTACGACGAATTCACCGGTATGCAGTTGCTTCAGTATGTAGCCAGAAATCACCCTAAGGTTGAGATGAAGGATATTGAGGAATGTGCCCAGTTGCTTCAGCTGGATCTTACTAAGCGAATTAGGTCTTACTCCCTGGGCAATAAGAAGAAGCTAGGGATTGTGCAGGCGTTGATGCACCATCCGAAGCTTTTGATTTTGGATGAGCCCACTTCGGGACTGGATCCCTTGATGCAAAGCCAGTTTTTCGAAATACTGAAAGAACGGAAGAAACAGGGCGTTACGGTCTTCTTCTCCACCCACGTATTGTCCGAGGTGGAGAAAATCTGTGATCGAGTAGCGATCATCAAAGATGGGTTTATCGTTCAGGTATCAAAGGTGGATGAGATTCCGGGTAGAAAGCAACGGGTGATCAAGGTTCAGTTTGGGGAAGAAGGAAACCTGATCGAGAAGTACGGGTTTGCTCAACTGGGAACGAGGATTGAATATGAGAACGGTTATCATATTATTCACACGGATCGGGAACTGCAACATATTCTGCAGAGTATCGCCGCCCACTCAATTCTGGATATTACCGTTTCTCGACCCAGTTTAGAAGAGTTGTTCATGGCCTTCTACAGAAAGGATGAGCCTCATGTTTAA